From Permianibacter aggregans, a single genomic window includes:
- a CDS encoding MlaC/ttg2D family ABC transporter substrate-binding protein, protein MTLLHKCLAAVLLAVSVASVAAEAPKQVIAKATDQMISRLEAEKAQIKDNPAKVEGIVRAVVLPEVDTASVARRVLGAHARTASPTQLDQFTKEFQEYLVRFYSRAFASYDGDKIEFVGEPEKDARGNAIVKTEIVRPNGQRIPVWYRLSPEGESWKMYDVIVEGISLVQSKKEEFGPLINNKGLDGLISELAQVNAGAAK, encoded by the coding sequence ATGACCCTGTTGCACAAGTGCCTGGCCGCCGTGCTGTTGGCCGTCAGCGTTGCCAGTGTTGCCGCGGAAGCACCTAAGCAAGTGATCGCCAAGGCCACCGACCAGATGATCAGCCGCCTGGAAGCGGAAAAAGCGCAGATCAAGGACAATCCGGCCAAAGTCGAAGGCATCGTCCGTGCCGTGGTGTTGCCGGAGGTGGATACCGCCTCGGTGGCCCGCCGTGTGCTTGGTGCCCATGCCCGCACCGCCAGCCCGACCCAACTTGATCAGTTCACCAAGGAATTCCAGGAATACCTGGTCCGTTTTTACTCGCGCGCGTTTGCCAGCTATGACGGCGACAAAATCGAATTTGTCGGTGAGCCGGAGAAAGATGCCCGCGGCAATGCCATCGTGAAAACCGAAATCGTGCGTCCGAACGGCCAGCGCATCCCGGTGTGGTACCGCCTGTCGCCTGAGGGCGAGAGCTGGAAAATGTACGACGTGATTGTCGAAGGCATTAGCCTGGTGCAGAGCAAGAAAGAGGAATTCGGTCCATTGATCAACAACAAGGGGCTGGACGGCCTGATCAGTGAACTGGCCCAGGTCAACGCCGGAGCCGCCAAGTGA
- the mlaE gene encoding lipid asymmetry maintenance ABC transporter permease subunit MlaE, with the protein MINFLRRVGAYSLDGVATFGRAGFVLSRSMYGRFSFSGGFRLLLKQLYNVGVQSLAIIVVSGLFIGMVLGLQGYTILVKYGAEASLGPMVALSLVRELGPVVAALLFAGRAGSALTAEIGLMKATEQLSSMEMMAVDPLRRVIAPRLWAGFIALPLLTAIFNVVGVFGGHIVAVDWLGSDAGAFWSTMQSSVEFRGDILNGAAKSVVFALVVTWISVFRGYDCVPTSEGISKATTQTVVHASLAILGLDFVLTALMFGDVN; encoded by the coding sequence ATGATCAATTTTCTGCGCCGGGTCGGAGCCTATTCGCTCGACGGTGTCGCGACATTCGGCCGCGCCGGGTTTGTGTTAAGCCGTTCGATGTATGGCCGCTTTTCGTTCAGTGGCGGTTTTCGTTTGCTGCTCAAGCAACTGTATAACGTTGGCGTTCAGAGCCTGGCGATCATCGTCGTTTCCGGTTTGTTCATCGGCATGGTGCTCGGCCTGCAGGGTTACACCATTCTGGTGAAATATGGCGCTGAAGCCAGTCTTGGGCCGATGGTGGCCTTGAGTCTGGTCCGTGAACTGGGACCGGTGGTGGCGGCGTTATTGTTTGCCGGCCGGGCTGGCTCGGCGCTGACCGCCGAAATTGGTTTGATGAAAGCGACCGAGCAGTTGTCGAGCATGGAAATGATGGCCGTCGATCCGCTGCGTCGGGTCATCGCACCACGCTTGTGGGCTGGCTTTATCGCGCTGCCATTGCTGACCGCGATTTTCAACGTTGTCGGTGTATTTGGTGGCCATATCGTTGCCGTCGATTGGCTTGGTTCCGATGCCGGCGCGTTCTGGTCAACGATGCAATCGAGCGTCGAGTTTCGCGGCGATATTTTGAACGGCGCAGCGAAAAGCGTCGTGTTTGCGCTGGTCGTTACCTGGATCAGCGTGTTTCGCGGTTACGACTGCGTGCCGACCTCGGAAGGCATCAGCAAGGCGACGACGCAGACCGTCGTACACGCCTCACTGGCCATCCTCGGCCTCGATTTTGTATTAACGGCTTTAATGTTTGGAGATGTGAACTGA
- a CDS encoding STAS domain-containing protein codes for MTLTPEEDGLLKLDGELGFATVEAIWEALLEQEQKQVKLDLSKVHRIDSAGVATLVAFMAHAKEQGIEVKMTGASSQLLSMARVSGVDTMLPLSWK; via the coding sequence GTGACGCTGACGCCGGAGGAAGATGGTCTGCTGAAGCTCGATGGTGAGCTCGGATTTGCCACCGTCGAGGCGATCTGGGAAGCGCTGCTGGAGCAGGAGCAAAAGCAGGTCAAGCTTGACTTGAGCAAGGTGCATCGCATCGACAGCGCCGGCGTCGCTACGCTGGTGGCGTTCATGGCCCATGCCAAGGAGCAGGGAATTGAGGTTAAAATGACCGGCGCGTCCTCGCAGTTGTTGTCGATGGCGCGGGTTAGCGGCGTCGATACCATGTTGCCGCTGAGCTGGAAATAA
- a CDS encoding BolA family protein, translated as MAISVEALQQRVQQAFPGDSVNATGDGYHFQLTVVSERFDGLRTVQRQQKVYAIVNDWIANGELHALTMKTLTPSEAAS; from the coding sequence ATGGCCATCAGTGTAGAAGCCTTGCAGCAGCGAGTGCAGCAGGCATTCCCCGGCGATTCCGTCAACGCGACCGGCGATGGCTATCATTTTCAGCTGACCGTGGTCAGCGAGCGGTTTGACGGCCTGCGTACCGTCCAGCGTCAACAAAAAGTCTATGCCATCGTCAACGACTGGATCGCCAACGGCGAGCTGCACGCACTGACGATGAAAACCCTGACCCCTTCCGAAGCCGCTTCCTGA
- a CDS encoding ATP-binding cassette domain-containing protein, which yields MDNNDEYLVEIEDLHFKRGRRAIFDGVNVRIPRGKVTAIMGPSGTGKTTLLRLIGGQLRPHKGRIKFDGQDVAKLDRQELFELRKKMGMLFQSGALFTDLSVFENVAFPVREHFHLPEPVLRTLVLMKLEAVGLRGARDLMPSELSGGMNRRVALARAIALDPMMIMYDEPFAGQDPISMGVVVQLIRLLNDALGLTSVIVSHDVTEVCSIADYVYIIADSKIMAHGKPDDLQKSDNDQVSQFMQGKPDGPVPFHYPAQDYKEDLMGALS from the coding sequence ATGGACAATAACGACGAATACCTGGTCGAGATTGAGGACCTGCATTTCAAGCGCGGCCGTCGGGCGATTTTCGACGGCGTCAACGTGCGCATTCCGCGCGGCAAAGTGACCGCGATCATGGGTCCATCTGGCACCGGCAAAACCACCTTGCTGCGCCTGATTGGCGGCCAACTTCGCCCGCATAAAGGTCGCATCAAATTCGATGGTCAGGATGTCGCCAAACTTGATCGCCAGGAGCTGTTCGAGCTGCGCAAAAAAATGGGCATGCTGTTCCAGAGCGGGGCACTGTTCACCGATTTGAGTGTGTTCGAAAACGTCGCATTTCCGGTTCGTGAACATTTCCATTTGCCGGAGCCGGTACTGCGTACACTGGTACTGATGAAGCTGGAAGCTGTTGGTTTGCGCGGGGCCCGTGACTTGATGCCATCGGAATTGTCCGGCGGCATGAACCGCCGCGTGGCACTGGCCCGCGCGATTGCACTTGACCCGATGATGATCATGTACGACGAACCGTTCGCCGGCCAGGATCCGATTTCAATGGGGGTCGTCGTGCAGCTGATTCGTCTGCTCAATGATGCACTCGGCCTGACCTCGGTTATTGTTTCGCATGATGTCACCGAGGTCTGCAGCATCGCCGACTACGTTTACATCATCGCCGACAGCAAAATCATGGCGCACGGCAAACCAGACGATTTGCAGAAAAGTGACAACGATCAGGTCAGTCAATTCATGCAGGGCAAGCCGGATGGCCCAGTGCCGTTCCATTATCCGGCTCAGGACTATAAGGAAGATTTGATGGGGGCGCTGTCATGA
- the mlaD gene encoding outer membrane lipid asymmetry maintenance protein MlaD, whose amino-acid sequence MDTRRVEILVGAFVMLGIAALIVLALKVSSINQLNGDNTYELNARFANIGGLKVRSPVRMGGVLVGRVSKIGLDEHYMPIVTMAIDSRYKELPIDTSAKINTAGLLGEQYIGLSPGGELDLLQPGDMITETQSALVLEDLISKYLFSDKPAQ is encoded by the coding sequence ATGGATACGCGCCGCGTAGAAATTCTGGTCGGGGCTTTTGTCATGCTGGGCATCGCCGCGCTGATTGTGCTGGCGCTGAAAGTCAGCAGCATCAATCAGCTCAATGGCGACAACACCTATGAGCTCAATGCCCGTTTCGCCAATATCGGTGGTCTGAAAGTGCGTTCGCCGGTGCGTATGGGCGGTGTGCTCGTAGGCCGGGTGTCTAAAATCGGCCTCGATGAGCACTACATGCCAATCGTGACGATGGCGATCGATAGCCGTTACAAAGAGCTGCCAATCGATACCTCAGCCAAGATCAACACCGCGGGTTTGCTTGGCGAGCAATACATCGGTTTGTCGCCAGGTGGTGAACTCGATCTGTTGCAGCCTGGCGACATGATCACCGAAACGCAATCGGCGCTGGTGCTCGAAGATTTGATCAGCAAATACCTGTTTTCCGACAAGCCGGCGCAGTAA
- the murA gene encoding UDP-N-acetylglucosamine 1-carboxyvinyltransferase, protein MQKLVIEGGVPLNGDVRISGAKNAALPILFSAILVDGTLSLSNVPHLNDITTTMALLGRLGLAITVNEDMSVDIDGSKIDHFEAPYELVKTMRASVLCLGPLLARFGQADVSLPGGCAIGARPVNLHIQGLQQMGADIVVEGGFIRARCNGRLKGTEVFFDVVSVGATENLLMAAALAEGETILENAAREPEVVDLANCLIAMGAKIQGAGTSRIVIQGVEKLHSADYRVQPDRIETGTYLVAAAMTGGHVRCTNADPDILDAVLQKLKETGAKITTGEDWIALDMNGRKLKAVNISTQPFPGFPTDMQAQFCALNAIAEGAASITENIFENRFMHVMELQRMGAHFDVQGHTVVVKGVPQLTAAQVMATDLRASASLVLAALVAKGETVIDRIYHIDRGYECIEEKLQGLGAKIRRM, encoded by the coding sequence ATGCAAAAGCTTGTTATTGAAGGGGGCGTGCCGCTGAACGGCGATGTCCGTATTTCCGGCGCGAAAAACGCCGCGCTACCGATTTTGTTTTCGGCGATTCTGGTCGACGGCACCCTGAGCCTGTCGAACGTGCCGCATTTGAACGACATCACGACGACGATGGCATTGCTCGGCCGTTTAGGCTTGGCGATCACCGTCAACGAAGACATGAGTGTCGATATCGACGGTAGTAAAATTGATCACTTCGAAGCACCGTATGAACTGGTGAAAACCATGCGGGCGTCGGTGCTCTGTCTTGGTCCTTTGCTGGCTCGCTTTGGTCAGGCCGATGTCAGCTTGCCTGGCGGCTGCGCCATTGGTGCTCGCCCGGTCAATCTGCATATCCAGGGCTTACAGCAAATGGGCGCCGATATCGTCGTTGAAGGCGGTTTTATTCGTGCTCGCTGTAATGGCCGATTAAAGGGCACGGAAGTGTTTTTCGATGTCGTCAGTGTCGGCGCCACCGAAAACCTGCTGATGGCGGCCGCGCTCGCTGAAGGCGAAACCATTCTGGAAAACGCCGCCCGCGAACCGGAAGTCGTCGATCTGGCCAACTGCCTGATCGCGATGGGCGCAAAAATTCAGGGCGCCGGTACCTCGCGCATTGTCATCCAGGGCGTCGAAAAACTGCATAGCGCCGACTACCGCGTGCAGCCGGACCGTATCGAAACCGGCACCTATCTGGTCGCTGCGGCGATGACTGGCGGCCATGTTCGCTGCACCAATGCCGATCCAGATATTTTGGATGCCGTGCTGCAAAAGCTGAAAGAAACCGGCGCCAAAATCACCACCGGTGAAGATTGGATTGCGCTGGACATGAACGGCCGCAAATTGAAGGCGGTCAATATTTCCACGCAACCGTTCCCGGGCTTTCCGACCGACATGCAGGCGCAGTTCTGTGCGCTGAATGCGATTGCCGAAGGCGCCGCCTCAATTACCGAAAACATTTTTGAAAACCGCTTCATGCACGTCATGGAGTTGCAGCGCATGGGCGCTCATTTCGATGTGCAAGGCCACACGGTCGTCGTCAAAGGCGTGCCGCAACTGACCGCCGCACAAGTGATGGCTACCGACTTGCGCGCCTCAGCATCGTTGGTGTTGGCAGCATTGGTCGCCAAAGGCGAAACCGTGATCGATCGGATTTATCATATCGATCGCGGTTACGAATGCATCGAGGAAAAATTGCAGGGCCTGGGTGCGAAGATTCGCCGTATGTAA